CCTACAACTTCTATGGAAGAGTCCGAACTTAAGATGTCGCTCAGCACGGCTCTGGCAGTTGCGCTGTCGTCTATGATTAATACTTTAATCGGCATTTACATATCTCCAAAATTTGATTTAGCGGTATATTTCAACAGTACTTTGCCTTGTTCCAAATTGAACTGAATCTTTCTGCCGTTGTTCCCGCCGACATCTTCGGCAACTATCTTTATCTTGTAATCGTTTAAAATCTCTCTTGCTACCAAAATATTTTTCTCTCCAACCATCATAGTTTGACAAGATGAGAAGTTTATAGATGCACCGCCGAATATTTTTGCTTCCAGCGTGTTGCAGGTTGCACCTTTGTCAATCATACTTTCTATCAGTTTTGGAATCGAGATATTGCCGAATTTTAAAGATTGTAAGCCATTGCCGTTCCAAAACGGAAGCAGATAGTGGTTCATACCGCCGATGCAGAGTCTCTTGTCGTACAGACAGACGGCTATGCACGAGCCTAAAACGGTAGATATCAATATCGGTTTGGTATCGACATGGATTTGACCGACATGTATAAAGTTAGAGCCTGTTTTTATCATTAGAGTTCTATAGCATCGTCAAATGAGTCAAATAAAAATTCGTTAGAGCCGCATGCCTGAAAATCCTGCATAGCTTCATCTAGCGGTAATTTAACTTTAAAGGTTACAAAGTTGTTATCTATGTCATACTCTACGCTTCCGCCTAAACTTTCGCAGAGTTCGCGAACAATGCTGAGTCCTATGCCAAGACCGTGGCGACTGTCGATTTTTTCACTAAAGCGGGTAAATATTTTAGGTATCTCTTTAAGTCTAGGTTCACTGCTCTCATTTTTTATGAGCAGTGTAAGTATGGAGTCATCTATGCTTAAGATAATATCTACAATCCCGTTTTGCGGGCAATGCATACAAGCGTTTGAGAGTAGATTTTTTATGATAATATAAATCTTTTTTGGGTCTGTTACAATTTTCTTTTCAACCGAATTTTTTATATTTAGTTTGATACTCTTTTCTTTGATTATATATTTTAGGCTTTTGACTGCTTCGTCAATAATCTCTTTTATATCAATCAATGCGTGGGAATTGTCTATATTTCCGCTCTCTATCTCGGCTACCGTTATAAGATTTTGGATTTTAAAATCAAGATCCGATGCTTCTTGGCAAATAGTTGAAAAAATATTCTCGTTGCCGTCTTGAATTTTTAAGTGAGGCAACATCCCTAAAACAGCTGTCATCGGGTCGTTTAGTTTGTTGGCAACAAGAGATAAAAATAGTGTTTTTGCTCTTTGGCTATCTATGAGTTTTTTATTTAGCTCTAAAATTTTTTTGCTTAAAAACTCTACTTCGTTTTCAAGAATCTCTATTTTGTATAAATTTTGCACTATTTCATACTCCGTATTTTTATCTCTAACTTTATTAACATCTCTGTAATCTCTTTTGAATTTTCTACTAGTTTCGAATTTTCAATATAAAAACTTTCGCTCATACTATTTACTAAAGATATCTCTTGTGTTGTTTGTGCAATTAACTCTTTTAGTTGTAAAAATATTTTGCCAAAACCAAGAGAATCATCATTATGTCTTGCCGATTCAATTATTCCATAAACCTGAACATAGCCCAAATACATTATTTGTTGCTCAAGCTCATCTAAACAAGTTAAGGTTTTTCTAATAGATTTGTTCATTGATAGCGGTAATAGGGCTAACTTTTCATGGTTTATTTTTACTAATTCAAAGAGAGTTTGGATATTTTTGTTTAACTCTAGGGTATAAACTTTAGTTTTATTATCAATTTGTT
This genomic interval from Sulfurimonas sp. contains the following:
- a CDS encoding chemotaxis protein CheD, yielding MIKTGSNFIHVGQIHVDTKPILISTVLGSCIAVCLYDKRLCIGGMNHYLLPFWNGNGLQSLKFGNISIPKLIESMIDKGATCNTLEAKIFGGASINFSSCQTMMVGEKNILVAREILNDYKIKIVAEDVGGNNGRKIQFNLEQGKVLLKYTAKSNFGDM
- a CDS encoding HAMP domain-containing sensor histidine kinase; amino-acid sequence: MQNLYKIEILENEVEFLSKKILELNKKLIDSQRAKTLFLSLVANKLNDPMTAVLGMLPHLKIQDGNENIFSTICQEASDLDFKIQNLITVAEIESGNIDNSHALIDIKEIIDEAVKSLKYIIKEKSIKLNIKNSVEKKIVTDPKKIYIIIKNLLSNACMHCPQNGIVDIILSIDDSILTLLIKNESSEPRLKEIPKIFTRFSEKIDSRHGLGIGLSIVRELCESLGGSVEYDIDNNFVTFKVKLPLDEAMQDFQACGSNEFLFDSFDDAIEL